Proteins found in one Thalassophryne amazonica chromosome 1, fThaAma1.1, whole genome shotgun sequence genomic segment:
- the filip1l gene encoding filamin A-interacting protein 1-like isoform X2, which translates to MVVDEQQRLTEQLDQQTAKVQEITASASQAQEELNTANARLQEKELKVSRLEAELREKAHRYHQEQETMTAKLASEDAQNRQLRQKLSTLSRQLDELEETNKTLRRAEDELQELRDKISRGECGNSSLMSELEELRKRVLEMEGKDEELIRMEDHCRDLNKKLEKESKQSRSLKIEVDKLNQRIMDLEKLEDAFCKSKQECNSLKSNLEKERTVSKVLSTELDVLKLRVKELESAESQLAKTELTLKEDLTKLKTLTVMLVDERKTMGEKLKHMENKVQNSTGKLQAEQDKVTSVTEKLIEESKKALRSKSELEEKMCSATKERDDLKAKLRAEEEKHGDLESKISMMKKRLQSLESIEREYLRHKAKEDHNKASIANRFLQEDNKVKELTQEVEHLRCKLKDMKVVEGDLLKMEAFESLEKKFSHEQEKAKTLMEELELSRKELSKYQLAEKKDCNQEHVLYKRLKEEEAKSSHLTREVAALKEKIHDYMGTEESICRMKNDHSTLQRKLTQQEVRNKELAREMEMLTGELERYRRFSKSLRPGMNGRRFSDLHVSTKEVQTEPLDLASSTSKTLPLECAVVNGKLYDESEPEDNANYSNELQLSKCSPSIINNVNNLNNTRRARVPFLKNKESPHQVNGKVQPRHNGNHIPPGDVVLTHSPGQPLHIKVTPDHGHNTATLEITSPTTESTQSFTSTAVIPTSGGPPKQRITIIQNASISPTMKSISPTTKSKGSPVSDELSSPDRALSPFTLATYSRTMAPDSCGSVTPDRAMSPIQIVSVTTSTPDRSLSTEPVEVVGGHAVFRVTPERQSSWQVQRSNSSGPNVFTTEDNKIHIHLGSPFIQSISSTSQTLSPCHTPGLQEQRTQALANCSTPAAKGNSKITSSIMIKPTSTSMQRPSQITIPLEAFRRPGPTRIPKPKGYSFQKGTNSTTPNQGLQTKVHSGKEPPGATSTNLNLISRRL; encoded by the coding sequence ATGGTTGTAGATGAACAACAGCGTTTGACTGAACAGTTGGACCAGCAAACAGCAAAGGTTCAAGAAATAACTGCAAGTGCTTCACAAGCCCAGGAGGAGCTGAACACAGCTAATGCTCGTCTACAGGAAAAGGAACTCAAAGTCTCTCGCTTAGAGGCTGAGCTGCGTGAAAAAGCTCACCGATACCACCAGGAACAAGAGACAATGACCGCCAAACTGGCAAGTGAAGATGCTCAAAATCGGCAGCTCCGCCAGAAACTGTCAACTCTCAGCAGGCAGCTCGATGAGCTGGAGGAGACTAACAAGACTCTGCGCAGAGCTGAGGATGAACTGCAGGAGTTGAGGGACAAAATTAGTCGTGGCGAATGTGGAAACTCAAGCCTGATGTCTGAACTTGAAGAGTTACGGAAAAGGGTGCTTGAAATGGAAGGGAAGGATGAAGAGCTGATCAGAATGGAGGACCACTGCAGGGACCTCAATAAGAAACTggagaaagagtctaaacaaAGCCGGAGCCTGAAAATTGAAGTTGATAAACTGAACCAGAGAATAATGGACTTAGAAAAACTAGAAGATGCTTTCTGCAAGAGCAAACAAGAGTGCAATTCCCTGAAAAGCAACCTGGAGAAAGAGAGGACAGTGTCAAAGGTTCTGTCCACTGAGCTAGATGTCTTGAAACTCAGGGTCAAAGAACTTGAGTCTGCTGAAAGCCAACTTGCAAAGACGGAGTTGACACTGAAAGAAGATCTAACCAAGTTAAAGACTCTGACGGTCATGCTTGTGGACGAAAGAAAAACAATGGGAGAGAAGTTAAAACACATGGAGAACAAGGTCCAAAacagcactggcaaacttcaggcTGAACAGGACAAAGTTACTTCAGTCACAGAGAAGCTAATTGAAGAGAGCAAGAAAGCACTGAGGTCAAAGTCTGAGCTCGAGGAGAAAATGTGCAGTGCTACAAAGGAAAGGGATGACCTGAAGGCAAAGCTGAGGGCTGAGGAAGAAAAACATGGTGATTTGGAGTCTAAGATCAGCATGATGAAGAAAAGATTACAATCACTGGAGAGCATAGAAAGAGAATACCTGAGGCATAAAGCCAAAGAAGATCATAACAAAGCATCCATTGCCAACCGCTTCCTGCAAGAAGACAATAAAGTCAAGGAATTGACACAGGAGGTCGAACACCTGCGATGCAAATTAAAAGACATGAAGGTGGTAGAAGGAGACCTACTAAAAATGGAAGCTTTTGAGTCACTGGAGAAAAAATTCAGTCATGAGCAAGAGAAAGCCAAAACACTGATGGAGGAGCTAGAATTATCCAGAAAAGAGCTTTCAAAGTACCAGCTGGCTGAAAAGAAGGACTGCAACCAAGAGCATGTTCTTTATAAACGCCTGAAAGAAGAGGAGGCAAAGTCCAGTCATCTGACCAGAGAGGTAGCAGCTCTGAAAGAAAAAATTCATGACTACATGGGAACTGAGGAATCCATTTGCCGCATGAAGAACGACCACTCAACACTGCAAAGAAAACTGACTCAGCAGGAGGTCCGAAACAAAGAACTGGCTAGAGAAATGGAGATGCTTACTGGAGAACTTGAGAGATACAGAAGATTTAGCAAAAGTCTCCGACCTGGCATGAATGGAAGACGCTTCTCTGATCTGCATGTTTCCACCAAGGAAGTGCAGACAGAACCTCTTGACCTGGCATCTTCCACATCCAAGACACTGCCACTGGAATGCGCTGTGGTCAATGGAAAACTGTACGACGAGAGCGAACCAGAGGACAATGCAAATTACAGTAATGAGCTCCAGCTCTCCAAATGCAGTCCATCCATCATCAATAATGTAAATAACCTGAACAACACGAGAAGAGCACGAGTGCCATTCCTTAAGAACAAAGAGAGTCCTCATCAAGTAAATGGTAAAGTGCAACCCCGGCACAATGGCAACCATATCCCGCCTGGAGATGTTGTGCTCACCCACAGTCCTGGGCAGCCTCTGCACATAAAAGTGACTCCTGACCATGGACACAACACAGCTACACTAGAGATCACCAGCCCAACCACAGAAAGCACCCAGTCCTTCACCAGCACTGCTGTCATACCCACTAGTGGAGGTCCACCGAAACAGAGAATCACCATCATTCAGAACGCTTCCATTTCCCCGACAATGAAATCTATTTCCCCAACAACAAAATCGAAAGGTTCCCCAGTGTCTGATGAATTGTCTTCCCCAGATAGAGCTCTATCCCCCTTCACTTTGGCAACATACTCCCGAACAATGGCACCAGACTCTTGTGGCTCTGTAACACCAGACAGAGCAATGTCACCAATACAAATTGTGTCAGTCACAACCAGCACTCCAGACCGCTCTCTGTCCACAGAGCCAGTGGAGGTGGTTGGAGGACATGCTGTCTTCCGTGTGACCCCTGAAAGGCAGAGCAGCTGGCAGGTCCAGAGATCTAACAGCTCGGGGCCCAATGTCTTCACCACAGAGGACAACAAAATCCACATTCATTTAGGGAGCCCCTTcattcagagcatcagcagcacaTCACAGACTCTGAGTCCATGCCACACACCTGGACTCCAGGAGCAGAGGACTCAGGCACTGGCCAATTGTAGCACTCCTGCTGCCAAAGGCAACAGCAAAATCACAAGTAGCATCATGATTAAGCCCACCTCCACCTCAATGCAAAGGCCATCTCAAATTACA